A genomic region of Leishmania braziliensis MHOM/BR/75/M2904 complete genome, chromosome 33 contains the following coding sequences:
- a CDS encoding putative 33 kDa inner dynein arm light chain,axonemal, with translation MDEVDLTTPLLQLNPPVLVRTTSGEVGAIDLVALRRTTTGIARTTPAVTSSPHPLTAGTAALSLAARRLHDAKRTAQNVYRQTRDATVPTMPGVSLAPLSRAQTIHDTGMRKCSLAGTARSREATTNSAAAASMGNSGHRPAADVRRDVGSAPPSPTAGLTPSRGAAPHAFMQPAATAAAASADSQRLSVNMPYLMRHVHDTGALLDVLFPIQHQSTAASPRCTGSPSGVSSDSKAAEEDAVQLVSVQTVSAAPAFREDVMALHGALRKRLEARRARPTGLCLIRRELYRDLFSELVRQVTVEEPARGLLLARVREEAERALQVHAALLREGERFVAGKLLQDTHDALVLEERLAALQQEKVVLEVRKHELLEARKAAVQCFEEERQLRHAQQQDELKYLRHANQQLSLRLKMETERESTAGELG, from the coding sequence atgGATGAGGTAGATCTCACCacgcctctcctccagctgaATCCGCCAGTGCTGGTGCGCACCACCAGTGGCGAAGTTGGCGCAATCGACCTGGTCGCGCTTCGGCGGACCACCACAGGGATAGCAAGGACCACACCCGCAGTGACCAGCTCGCCACACCCACTAACTGCTGGCACCGCCGCACTGTCTTTGGCAGCGCGCAGGCTGCACGACGCCAAGCGCACGGCACAGAACGTGTACCGACAAACACGCGATGCCACCGTGCCGACTATGCCTGGGGTGTCGCTGGCGCCTCTATCGCGAGCGCAGACCATACACGACACTGGAATGCGCAAGTGCTCCCTTGCTGGCACTGCACGTAGCAGAGAAGCAACCACGAactctgccgctgcagcctcgATGGGCAACTCTGGACATCGCCCAGCGGCAGACGTGCGACGCGATGTTGGCTCCGCTCCACCATCACCGACTGCGGGCTTGACCCCAAGCCGAGGAGCCGCTCCTCACGCATTCATGCAACccgcagccacagcggctgcggccTCCGCGGACAGTCAGAGATTGTCGGTAAACATGCCGTACCTCATGCGGCACGTCCACGACACGGGGGCACTGCTTGACGTTCTCTTCCCCATTCAGCACCAgtccaccgctgcctctcccAGGTGTACTGGGTCTCCTAGTGGCGTGAGTAGCGACAGCAAAGCTGCTGAGGAGGATGCTGTGCAGCTGGTCTCTGTTCAAACGgtctcagcagcgcctgcgttTCGTGAGGATGTCATGGCGCTTCATGGTGCACTGCGGAAGCGCCTCGAGGCTCGCCGGGCGCGGCCTACCGGCCTGTGCCTCATTCGGCGAGAACTCTATCGTGACCTCTTTTCAGAGCTGGTACGCCAGGTTACCGTCGAGGAACCAGCACGGGGTCTGTTGCTGGCCCGCGTACGAGAAGAAGCGGAGCGCGCCCTTCAGGTCcacgcagcactgctgcgcgaAGGGGAACGGTTTGTCGCTGgcaagctgctgcaggacacGCATGACGCGCTTGTCCTGGAAGAGCGCCTCGCCGCCCTGCAGCAAGAGAAGGTAGTCTTGGAGGTACGGAAACACGAGTTGCTGGAAGCCCGCAAGGCAGCGGTGCAATGCTTCGAAGAGGaacggcagctgcggcatgcgcagcagcaggatgAGCTGAAGTACTTGCGACACGCGAACCAGCAGCTGAGCCTGCGGCTGAAGATGGAGACGGAGCGGGAGTCGACCGCAGGTGAGTTAGGGTAG